Part of the Pirellulales bacterium genome is shown below.
CTGGGAAGGCCATCCTCCGTCAGCGTGCGGCCATACTGGATATTTACGTCACAAACCGGGCCAGGGCAAATCGAAAGCGCTTGCAAGCCGCGGCGGCAGCGACTTAAATGCCATGACCGGCACTGACATACGCACGCGCCTCAGCCTCCCCATAAGGATAACCCCATGATTCGCACCCTGACGATCGGTTTGTTCGCGACACTGGCCCTCGGTTTCAACGTCTCTCGCGCCGCCGAGCCATCGGCCGCCGGCAAAGGCCAAAAGCTGCGCTTCTACGTCGGCAGCTATGCCGAAGCGAAAAGCGAAGCCATTCACCTGGTCGAGCTCGACCGCGAAAACGGTAAGCTGACCAAGATCGGCGGTACGTCGGGCGTGCAGAATCCATCGTTCCTGGCCATCCATCCCAACCAGCGTTTCCTGTATTCGGTTTGTGAAGTGGCTGAAATCGACGGCCAGCGAAGCGGCGCCATCGCGGCCTTCGCCATCGAACCCGCCGACGGAAGCCTGAAAGCGTTGAACCGCGAATCGTCGGGCGGCCAGGGACCGTGCCATCTCGTCGTCGACAAGGCCGGCAAGAACGTGCTGGCGGCCAACTACGGCGGCGGCAGCGTCTGCTGTCTGCCCATCGACGGCGATGGACGGCTGTCAAAGGCCAGCGCGGTCATCCAGCATCACGGCAAGTCGGTCAATCCGGGCCGCCAGGAGGCGCCCCACGCGCATTCGGTCAACCTCGATCCGGCCAACCACTTCGCTTTCGTGGCCGACCTGGGGCTCGACGAAGTGCTCGTCTACCGCTTCGATGCCGGCAAAGGCAGCCTGCGGGCCAACGAGCCGCCGGCGGCAAAGGTGAAGCCCGGTTCCGGGCCGCGGCACTTTGTTTTTCATCCCAGCGGCCGCTTTGCCTACGTCATCAACGAGCTCGCCTCGACCATCACCGCCTTCGGCTACGACGATGCCAAGGGCGTGCTCACCGAAGTGCAGACGATCGGCACCTTGCCCGATGGGTTCAAGGGCGAAAACTGGACGGCCGAGGTGCAGGTCCACCCATCGGGCAAATTCGTCTACGGCTCGAACCGCGGGCACAACAGCATCGCGGCCTTCGCCGTCGACGCCGAGACGGGGCGTCTGACGCCGATCGGCCACGAATCGTCCGGCGGCAAGACGCCGCGGAACTTCGGCATCGACCCTTCGGGCAGCTTCTTGCTGGCCGCCAATCAGGATTCCGACAACATCGCGGTGCTGGCGATCGACACCGCGACGGGCAAACTCAACTCGACCGGCCAGGAGATCAAGGTCTCCAAGCCGGTGTGCGTCAAGTTCGTTGCCTGGTAGTTCGCTGCCAAATAGGCAGCTAGACACCAGCGGCGAGCTGTGAAAAAATGAACAATATTGAACGGGCGCTGCACAATCGGTTCCGACCGTGATAGGGCCGACGGATGCCGATGACGCCAAGCCAGGCAGCAGAGAAAGTTCGCCGCGGTCAAGGTCCGCGAGGGTTGAGGGTTGGAACGTATGACGATTCCGCTGGATGCGAAAGAGCGCTTCGAGGCAGTGCTGCGGGAGGAAGACCTGGCCGACCGCTCGGTCTTCGACGCACCGGGTTTCTTTGACGAGCTGCCTCTCTATTCTCGATATCGGCAGGTCTCGTTTCTCGGCCGCTATGGCAACGTCAACGAGTTGCTGCTTGAGCTGTCGCTTGGCTACCTCCAGTCAATCGTCGAGCGGCGGCGATCGAACGCGGCGTGCTTTGCGGCGATTACGGTGCTGGACCACCACGATGCCGAGTTTTTGGTGCCGCATATTTTTCTTTGCAATGGCTGGCTCAACAGACGCCTCAAAAGGCTTCGACTCAGGCCGCCCACGTCGTCGTTTGCCAAATCGGTCGGGCAATTCCTCCGTAGAACGCATTTCTCATCAGAATTCGCCGCCGCACAAGACAGAATTACGCCACCCGGCGACGTGCGAGTCTTCCTCGCGCACCGACACGCGCCAGGCAAGCATATCGTGGCCTTGGCATCGCTGGTTCAGATGCTGGCAGCCGCGTCACGCGTGGCGAGTGTTGACTAAAAAATGAATTCGCCTATCATCCAAGCATCTGAGCTTGTCCGCGAAGGGCATAGCGATCAAGGCGGCGCTGACAGCCCCAAACTGCTCGCAGTTCGGGGCTGTTTTCATTTGGTCCCGGCCGACGTCTCGCAAGTGGAAGTCGCGGATGGCGCAAGTATTTCACCCCAGCATGAACACCTTCAGCAAGGCGACCATTTTTGGCGCCTTGTTCGTGCTGGTTGCGCTGGCCTTTCTGGCCGACCGCATCGAGCGATCGCCCTATGTCACCGAAGTCGACGTGTTCCGCGAGCAACCCGTGCCCT
Proteins encoded:
- a CDS encoding lactonase family protein; translation: MIRTLTIGLFATLALGFNVSRAAEPSAAGKGQKLRFYVGSYAEAKSEAIHLVELDRENGKLTKIGGTSGVQNPSFLAIHPNQRFLYSVCEVAEIDGQRSGAIAAFAIEPADGSLKALNRESSGGQGPCHLVVDKAGKNVLAANYGGGSVCCLPIDGDGRLSKASAVIQHHGKSVNPGRQEAPHAHSVNLDPANHFAFVADLGLDEVLVYRFDAGKGSLRANEPPAAKVKPGSGPRHFVFHPSGRFAYVINELASTITAFGYDDAKGVLTEVQTIGTLPDGFKGENWTAEVQVHPSGKFVYGSNRGHNSIAAFAVDAETGRLTPIGHESSGGKTPRNFGIDPSGSFLLAANQDSDNIAVLAIDTATGKLNSTGQEIKVSKPVCVKFVAW